The DNA window AAGGCTTGTTCCAGTGCCTTGCACCGATATTGATTGCGTTTCTGGCTGACTACATAAATCAATAGATTGAGTATATTCTTATTTGGGTTGTTAGAGAGCCCTCCTTCAACTTGTTGCTTTGGGCAATTTATCACCCTCTCAACCCATGACGCAATTGGGCGCGAAACCGAGATTTGCGGCGTAATTATATGGttccatttaaaaaaagacatcaaattggattttttgtttatcaaaaATAGCAAGAAGTTATAGATTATTACAAAAAAGTCTTTGGTCAACAAAATCTatacaatcaatttttctacatACACGATTTTGTTGTAGGttcagaaaatattattaacaacTATGAAAACAGCGATTCGATAAACTCAGCTCTATCGCCTGACTGCTGTCCCTGATTATTTgcattcttcttcttcctgattTCCATATCAGTGTCTCTCTGTTTAATATTGGGTATTTCGAAATTCGACATTGCCTCGCCAGCTTCTCGTTTcctcttcaattttttgctCATGTCAACATTGTAGGAGAAGAAATTTGCTTCTCTCTTGGCCTGTGCTATCTCAGTTCTCAATCTCTGCTTGTGGACTGCTCGCTCATACGCCAAACGCTCACTAAGGTGGATCCACTTGAACCTCGAATTAATAAAAAGAGAACTAGAAAAATGTAACACATACACACAatgaaaatatagtaataaaatGGAAATATACCTTGGCAGGTATTTTATGTTCCACATCAGGTCATAAAACTTGCTCTTCTTTCGTGTATCTATTTGCTTATTGTTCAGCGTCGCCGCAACATGCTTGGCGACCTTTTTACTCTCAAACTCAATCCAACCTTCTGTGAAGTGCCGAAAAGgtgtcttcttctttttctgttttttgcCCTCCTCAATTTCTGCAGGGAAAAGAAATACAGCAAGTATAGAAAAGAATTTAAAGCAAATGACCaatcgaataaaaaacaaataattatctGCTGGGTTATTTTAGACTAAATGACacacacaaaatgaaaaaaaagcatagTTACTTATTTATCATCAACTTAAGGAAGTTTGAGTTGGGGCAGGTGTTCATAGATAAATAAAGTTTATTATTGAAGATAATTCAGCTTGGGTCCggttagagaaaaaaataagtctCACTTATTTTCATCTGTTTCATAGATGAATCATTAAACTCtataaatcaattattcatgGATTAATTTGGATGAAGGTAGATTACATAAATAAGATAAACAAGGTATAGTATTGACAATTAGATTAATTAGGTTAGGGCAGGAGAGTTTAGAGGTTAGGTTCGATGTTACTATTTTGGAACCATAACTGGACGAAATATCTATCCCCAAATCGAGTATCAGGATAGAACacgtaataacaataattcaacATACTTGGTATATCAGGCTGAAGATAAACTCTGCCAATTTCCCCGTACTCGGAAAATATCTCCCGAACCTTGGTGACATTCATGAATTTTGGTATCGTTGACAAATATATGATACCGCGTTTCTTCTTACGCCGGGGTTTGGAAATCGATTCATGTTTCACTTCTGACGTTACCGAATTCTCATCGTTGTCATTCCCTTCACTTTCTATCTCGTGTTTATCGCTATCGTTTTCATCGTCGGTTTCTAAACAACGTGCAACTTTTTCAGGGGCCATTTTGTATGTAGCTTCGATATTCGACAACTCGAATGTCGCTTCCACACAGTGCTTTCACATCGCTCCCAGGCCTCCAGCCGTTTGTCGGATGGAATGCGAGTTGACACTGGAATCTcttctcgatttttttcctcttgaTTCCACTTCTTTTTTGGACTGTAAATCAAGCAGAGAGAACTCGTAGCCTGTGTAATCgttttagtaataatttccAGTCTCGCTTTTATGGTGAAAGTATCTTTTTTATCTTAAATATTTAAAGTCGACAATTACATTATCTGATCAATCAAGTCGTAGAATATAAATTCTTGCGCAATAGTTGAATTTTCGGACCAGCATTTCGTAAGATTAAAGGCGCTTCTTTGATCGAGTCGTGCAATCTCGTATAATCTGATATTCAGCTGTTCGCAAGAGATTACATTGATGTTCAGATTTCGATGATCGTCGATGATAGAGACGCTATCgatcatcatttttcaaacaatccaTTTTCTTCCAACCGCTAGCACAAGACAATCCATTTTTTCCACCCGCTAACTTTTTTCCAGCCGATTGGGAGGTAAAAATTTGCAGTAATTCAAAGACTCATCATTTTTTTGATTCACTGGTTTGATCCTTTTCGTCCTGTCTAGTGTGTGAGGGCTCCAAGAGAGGAAAGCAGACGGCGCGAGATCCGCGCAGAGTCTCCTCGTTGTCGCGCATGCGCGTAGGCGCCACTCGCACGCGAGTTTCAGTTTGATCAGTCGCCGGGTTTCGGGTTCGGGGTGCTGTCCTGTAGCCGTCGAGGATTAGTGCGTCCCGAACTACAGCCGGTGCCGTCGAGTCTCGCGTCCGTCTCGAGAACGAGCAACACACAGCCTTGCTCGCTCGCTCACCGTGCTCCGCATCGAGATAAATACTCCAGCGTCCTGAGCGTGACAATCAAGAACTACGTCGACGGGTCGAATTGCGAGGAAACCAGCGAAAGGACGACGTATGCGAATTTGAGATTCAGATTCGCAGCCAAGGGTTGCGAGATTTCAGGGGCGGCGAGCGGACGGGGAGAGGAACGCTCGTTTTCACGTTGATCGTGGGTACAGTgtgtgttttgttttcctCTCATTTTCGACAACGCGCTGCAGTGTGTGTGCAGTGCCGGTTGTCTTCCCTTCTCTGACTGCCAATTCCGAGCTCAACGCCGCTACTGTGATCATATCGATATCCACACAACGGAGGTGCCCTGGGTAATCAGAGAAATATGAGTGCTCTCACGTTCCCATTATGCACCTTGCTCGCCCTCGGCATTGCCGCGACCGCGGCCGCCGGTCTGAAGTGCGACGCCGTTAGGACTTACTTCGAAGCTCAGGGATTTCCACCGAGCGACATACCCAAAGAGCCGATCTCCTGTGAGTACATCATTCATTATAGATTAGGCATTGTTGGCTTCCTAAATTTCTGCTTATCTACGCTCCGACTGAGCGAGTAAGTTAACTCCAAGTTCTATACTTTCTACAACCCCTGCGGAAAAAATAGCAAAACGTATCcaaaaatttcgaagatttttttcaaattgtcgaAAACTCTGTGGGAATTTTCACGGATGAATAGTGTTTTTTCTAACACTGTTAGTTTAGTGGCAGATTTCAGATCTTAGTTTCCATGGTCGCCCCGTCATCAACCCTTTAGTTAAACGCATCCCTGATGTCTCGACGAATATAACTTCACCTCAAATagaggtgagaaaaaaatttgaggaatTTCATGCAATGTAACACGATactaaaaatgtaattttatttattaaaaattccgTAAAATCGGACCCTTTGTCGAGGAAATCGCTTTTTCTGCAATTGTACTGCTGCGAATTCGCACTTGCGTTCAACCAAAGGATTAAGTTGAAAACCTGATGATCCGAAAAGTTCGTGGCGTCCATGAATGAAATCCAGATTCCAGCCGGGACTCCGTAATCGGCGCCTCCCTCGTATCTGATCGTCGCGATAGACGTAGATagagcgaagaaaaaaataatactaaacTCCGCCCCGCTGCCACCGAGTCTCGGACTCTTGAATGATCGTCGTACCGAAGCGCGTCGACGAGCGAACCACCCAGAGAATCGATTCTGGCAAGATGCCTCAATCATTCCGTTTTTGCATGTATACAAACCAGACAAGACTGGCGCCGAAAGAGTCGTCGAGAAAGAAACTCAACGTGGAACAACCCCTCGAGCTGCGCGTCTGTAATCGACGTTTTGAAATGTCTACCGAGCTTTGAATGGGCAAAAAGAAGCCGCTGCGGCGCGAAGGTGTAGCGAGTTAATCGCTCTTCTTATCGCAATCCGAACACAACTTTGTGCGTGCGTTGCAGTCGTCACGGAGAAGAGTCAGATATTATGTCGAGGAAGTTGCGACGACTCCTCTGCAGCTTTGGCTAGGCTCTACATATAAAGCTAGACCAGGCGCAAGCAAGTTATGCCTATGTATATAttagtatatatatgtgtgttgtgtgtgtatatacactAAACAAAAGACGGGCCGGTCGCGCAGCAGCCTCAGTTTCTCATTTCTCCGAAAGACACAGACACGAACCTCAATTGCGGAGGAGCAGCGGGGGGTTGCGGCGCATGGACGGAACTTTCTTTCCTCCTTTTTGTCCTGCAGTGCTTCTTACCGTTCGTTTCTCTTCCTTGCACACCGATCGAGCCAAGGAGCGAAGAACGAACCAAGGCCAGAAATAGCCAGACGCACTTGCAGCCTCCACGTTTTCGTATCGTTGCACTGTATGCAAGTTCGTTCGTTCGATCCCTACGCCCACGGGTTTCGGCTTATCCAATATTCTCATTTTACCGCGGGAGCAAAAAAGTTGCGTCTCGTCGTTTGTCGGAAAAGATACGAGAGGCAACGAACTGAGAATGATTTGAAGAGATGATAACGCTTATGGCGTGGATCAGTTCATAGGTGAGGTCAGAATCAGCAAGAAATGAACCGACATTACATAAAATAACAGAAAACAGAAGAAGGAAATACAAATACTGTCATTATTAAACAACCGCAATCGACGAAATAATGGTTATTACCGCACGTAACATACGAGTATTATATTGGCCTATTTCATAATTCGAAAATGAAAGCTTGCATAAcagaattatttaaaataccgTTGGGTCGTcagtttctctttttcttgcCTTTTTCACTTGGGATATATTCGAAAATCAATCTTATATTTTGTGGATTGTATTACATGCTTGTGCCATTACTATTGTCGTTATA is part of the Neodiprion virginianus isolate iyNeoVirg1 chromosome 5, iyNeoVirg1.1, whole genome shotgun sequence genome and encodes:
- the LOC124305531 gene encoding activator of basal transcription 1-like — its product is MAPEKVARCLETDDENDSDKHEIESEGNDNDENSVTSEVKHESISKPRRKKKRGIIYLSTIPKFMNVTKVREIFSEYGEIGRVYLQPDIPKIEEGKKQKKKKTPFRHFTEGWIEFESKKVAKHVAATLNNKQIDTRKKSKFYDLMWNIKYLPRFKWIHLSERLAYERAVHKQRLRTEIAQAKREANFFSYNVDMSKKLKRKREAGEAMSNFEIPNIKQRDTDMEIRKKKNANNQGQQSGDRAEFIESLFS